A stretch of Rhizobium glycinendophyticum DNA encodes these proteins:
- a CDS encoding LacI family transcriptional regulator, whose protein sequence is MTEQQASGVMDRSTAPKERPTLKTIAFMTGLGITTVSRALKDAPDIGAETKERVRMVARQLGYQPNRAGVRLRTGKTNVIALVLGIDEEILGFSNQMVVGISEVLSGTPYHIVVTPHAHTKDPMLPVRYILETGSADGVIISRTEPDDARVQLLMEQNMPFATHGRTNMRDAHPYHDFDNEAFAFSAVERLVKKGRRRIALLPPPSKLTYYEHTFSGFMRGLRAFDADEVPLHINIDAPLDQIRARVQDLMSGQDAPDGLISSSGSSAIAANAGIEAAGLRVGRDLDLVAKQGTPILKWIRPEIIVAQEDVRQAGRELAKAVIARIDGVEPQLLQSISEPRWD, encoded by the coding sequence ATGACAGAACAGCAGGCAAGCGGGGTCATGGACCGGTCGACGGCGCCGAAGGAACGACCGACGCTGAAAACGATCGCTTTCATGACGGGTCTCGGCATCACCACTGTGTCTCGGGCGCTGAAAGACGCGCCTGATATTGGCGCGGAGACGAAAGAGCGCGTGCGCATGGTGGCCCGGCAGCTGGGCTATCAGCCTAACCGTGCGGGTGTGCGCCTGCGCACCGGAAAGACCAATGTCATCGCGCTCGTTCTCGGCATTGACGAGGAAATCCTCGGCTTCTCCAACCAGATGGTCGTCGGGATTTCGGAGGTTCTGTCCGGCACGCCCTATCACATCGTGGTGACGCCGCATGCCCATACCAAGGATCCGATGCTGCCAGTCCGCTACATCCTGGAAACGGGGTCGGCGGATGGCGTGATCATCTCCCGCACCGAGCCGGACGACGCGCGGGTTCAGTTGTTGATGGAGCAGAACATGCCGTTCGCCACCCACGGGCGGACGAACATGCGCGATGCCCATCCCTATCACGACTTCGACAATGAGGCCTTCGCCTTCAGCGCCGTCGAACGGCTGGTGAAGAAGGGGCGCCGGCGGATTGCGCTTCTGCCGCCGCCGAGCAAGCTCACCTATTACGAGCACACCTTTTCCGGCTTCATGCGCGGACTGCGTGCTTTCGACGCCGACGAAGTTCCCCTTCATATCAACATCGACGCGCCGCTGGATCAGATCCGCGCCCGAGTGCAGGATCTGATGAGCGGACAGGATGCACCAGACGGCCTGATTTCGTCCTCCGGCAGTAGTGCGATTGCGGCCAATGCCGGGATCGAGGCGGCGGGCCTGCGGGTCGGCCGTGACCTCGACCTGGTTGCGAAGCAGGGCACACCGATCCTGAAATGGATCCGGCCAGAGATTATCGTTGCCCAGGAAGACGTGCGCCAGGCAGGCCGTGAACTCGCCAAGGCGGTAATCGCCCGGATCGACGGCGTCGAGCCGCAGCTTTTGCAGAGCATCAGCGAGCCTCGCTGGGACTGA
- a CDS encoding ABC transporter substrate-binding protein, whose amino-acid sequence MNYRSFAAALAATVVMPFAAAQATDLEVTHWWTSGGEAAAVAELAKAFDATGNKWVDGAIAGSGGTARPIMISRITGGDPMGATQFNHGRQAEELVEAGLMKDLTAVAEKEKWKEIVKPASLLDSCTIDGKIYCAPVNIHSWQWLWLSNPAFEKAGVPVPKNWDEFVAAAPALEKAGIIPLAVGGQPWQSAGAFDVLMVAIAGKDTFYKVFKDKDADVAAGPEIAKVFKAADDARKMSKGSNVQDWNQATNLVITGKAAGQIMGDWAQGEFALAGQTAGKDYTCLPGLGVNEIISTGGDAFYFPVLKDEEKSKAQDVLAATLLAPATQVAFNLKKGSLPVRGDVDLAAANDCMKKGLDILAKGNVIEGTDQLLSADSQKQKEDLFSEFFANASMTPEDAQKRFAEIIGSAD is encoded by the coding sequence ATGAATTACCGTAGCTTCGCGGCAGCTTTGGCCGCAACCGTCGTCATGCCATTCGCAGCAGCGCAGGCAACTGATCTCGAAGTCACGCATTGGTGGACGTCCGGTGGTGAAGCCGCAGCGGTCGCCGAGCTGGCCAAGGCTTTCGATGCCACCGGCAACAAATGGGTCGACGGCGCCATCGCCGGTTCGGGCGGCACCGCACGTCCGATCATGATCAGCCGCATCACCGGCGGCGATCCGATGGGCGCCACCCAGTTCAACCACGGCCGTCAGGCCGAGGAACTGGTCGAAGCTGGTCTGATGAAGGATCTGACGGCTGTCGCCGAAAAGGAAAAGTGGAAAGAGATCGTCAAGCCGGCAAGCCTGCTCGACAGCTGCACGATCGACGGCAAGATCTATTGCGCGCCTGTCAACATCCACTCCTGGCAGTGGTTGTGGCTGTCTAACCCGGCCTTCGAAAAGGCCGGCGTGCCCGTGCCGAAGAATTGGGACGAGTTCGTCGCAGCCGCTCCGGCACTCGAAAAGGCCGGCATCATCCCGCTCGCCGTGGGTGGTCAGCCTTGGCAGTCGGCTGGCGCCTTCGACGTTCTGATGGTTGCCATCGCCGGCAAGGACACCTTCTACAAGGTATTCAAGGACAAGGACGCCGACGTCGCTGCAGGCCCCGAGATCGCCAAGGTGTTCAAGGCTGCCGACGACGCCCGCAAGATGTCCAAGGGCTCGAACGTTCAGGACTGGAATCAGGCAACGAACCTCGTGATCACCGGTAAGGCTGCCGGTCAGATCATGGGCGACTGGGCCCAGGGTGAATTCGCGCTCGCCGGCCAGACTGCCGGCAAGGATTACACCTGCCTTCCGGGTCTCGGCGTCAACGAGATCATCTCGACCGGTGGTGACGCTTTCTACTTCCCGGTTCTGAAGGACGAGGAAAAGTCCAAGGCTCAGGACGTTCTTGCTGCCACGCTTCTGGCGCCGGCAACGCAGGTTGCGTTCAACCTGAAGAAGGGCTCGCTGCCGGTTCGCGGCGACGTCGATCTGGCTGCCGCCAACGACTGCATGAAGAAAGGTCTCGACATCCTCGCCAAGGGGAACGTGATCGAGGGAACCGACCAGCTGCTTTCGGCCGACAGCCAGAAGCAGAAGGAAGATCTGTTCTCCGAATTCTTCGCCAATGCATCCATGACTCCGGAAGACGCGCAGAAGCGCTTCGCCGAAATCATCGGGTCTGCCGATTGA
- a CDS encoding carbohydrate ABC transporter permease, translating to MATRVHAGRPSKLFRNLNAKIASIPMILTALVIFLGGTIWTVIYSFTNSKLLPRLKFVGLDQYDRLWDSPRWVMSISNLAIYGILSLIFSLVIGFLLAALMDQKIRFENAFRTIFLYPFALSFIVTGLVWQWILNPDFGVQSIVRSLGWESFVFNPLYNSDIVIYGILIAGLWQGTGLVMCLLLAGLRGIDEDIWKASRVDGIPMWKTYFFIIIPMMRPVFITTLVIITSGIVRLYDLVVAQTSGGPGIASEVPAKYVYDYMFQAQNLGQGFAASTMMLLTVAIVIIPWAYLEFGGKKRG from the coding sequence ATGGCGACGCGTGTGCATGCCGGGCGACCCAGCAAACTGTTTCGCAATCTGAACGCCAAGATTGCTTCCATTCCGATGATCCTGACGGCTCTCGTCATCTTTCTCGGCGGGACCATCTGGACGGTGATATATTCCTTCACCAATTCCAAGCTTTTGCCGCGGCTGAAATTCGTCGGGCTCGACCAGTATGACCGACTGTGGGATTCACCACGTTGGGTCATGTCCATCTCCAACCTCGCGATTTACGGCATCCTGTCGCTGATCTTCAGCCTGGTCATCGGCTTCCTGCTGGCCGCCCTGATGGACCAGAAGATCCGCTTTGAAAACGCCTTCCGGACGATCTTCCTCTATCCCTTTGCGCTCTCGTTCATCGTCACCGGCCTGGTCTGGCAATGGATCCTCAACCCGGATTTCGGGGTGCAGTCGATCGTGCGGTCCCTCGGCTGGGAAAGCTTCGTCTTCAATCCGCTCTACAATTCCGACATTGTCATCTACGGCATTCTGATCGCGGGTTTGTGGCAGGGCACGGGGCTCGTCATGTGCCTGCTGCTTGCCGGGTTGCGTGGCATCGACGAAGACATCTGGAAAGCCTCGCGCGTCGATGGCATTCCGATGTGGAAGACTTATTTCTTCATCATCATTCCGATGATGCGGCCGGTCTTCATCACCACGCTCGTCATCATCACCTCCGGCATCGTTCGTCTCTACGACCTCGTCGTTGCCCAGACCAGCGGCGGCCCCGGCATCGCGTCGGAAGTGCCGGCAAAGTATGTCTACGACTACATGTTCCAGGCCCAGAACCTCGGCCAGGGCTTCGCTGCCTCCACCATGATGCTGCTCACCGTCGCCATCGTCATCATCCCCTGGGCCTATCTGGAATTCGGAGGCAAGAAACGTGGCTAA
- a CDS encoding beta-mannosidase, giving the protein MSETASGSVIDLHGMWEISTGEGDHQAAMAVPGDVHSALHAAGVIPDPYFGRNEEVVQWVAERDWSLERRFVLSDISGDWYLDIDYLDTVAVVFINDVPVLSADNCFRRYRPNVAQALQPGENVIRIHFHSNITAGAERQARQPFYIPYSTGNCPIPNGNMLRKPQCHFGWDWNIAIAPLGVYGILSLKKLDPARIEHVETEQVHHADGRVDLKVTATLYAAEPAVVPVHFELDGERVRLDVGIAAGETKVVHVFEIENPRLWWPAGSGEQALYTLTVDLPTETVTRQIGLRTVELLTDPDEAGSRFALKVNGREIFCRGANWIPADALFSRSSEEKTTDLLNSAVAAHMNMIRIWGGGFYEADWFYDLCDRLGLMVWQDFMFACNLYPCTDDFLDNVAHEVEYQVKRLSSHASIVIWCGDNELVGALTWFPESRDNRDRYLVAYDRLNRVIEQGVKKTFPQGIWWPSSPASGYLDYGDAWHADGSGDMHYWSVWHENKSFDNYRTVRPRFCSEFGFQSYTSLPVIESFADKADMNIASPVIELHQKNAGGNERIAGTMFRYFRFPKDFANFVYLSQIQQGLAIKTAVEYWRSLKPHCMGTIYWQLNDTWPVASWSSLDYGGDWKAMHYMVRRFFQPVAVAAIPSEDGTTIALSMVNDTLDTVTIDANLFVLTLSGDRIPLKSVQGDCGPDAADVLVTLDASEIPADGLLAWSFIASNGMSGEGHFLNGTYKALELEPSRLETTVAPTVDGGFEITVTAKGLALFVMLESRTAGRYSDNAFDLSAGESRRIYFTPDTGLPAGTVPEFRIYDLYTCQSVD; this is encoded by the coding sequence ATGAGTGAGACGGCAAGCGGCAGCGTCATCGATCTTCACGGGATGTGGGAGATTTCCACGGGCGAGGGGGATCATCAGGCCGCCATGGCCGTGCCGGGCGACGTGCATTCCGCACTCCATGCTGCTGGCGTCATTCCCGATCCCTATTTCGGCCGCAACGAGGAAGTGGTCCAGTGGGTTGCCGAGCGCGACTGGTCGCTGGAGCGGCGCTTCGTGCTCTCTGACATCTCGGGCGACTGGTATCTGGACATCGACTACCTCGATACCGTCGCCGTCGTCTTCATCAACGACGTTCCGGTACTCTCCGCCGACAACTGCTTCCGGCGCTATCGCCCCAATGTCGCGCAAGCTCTGCAGCCCGGCGAAAATGTCATTCGCATCCACTTCCATTCCAACATCACCGCCGGCGCCGAACGCCAGGCGCGTCAACCCTTCTACATCCCCTATTCGACCGGCAACTGCCCGATCCCCAACGGCAACATGCTGCGCAAGCCGCAATGCCATTTCGGCTGGGACTGGAATATTGCGATCGCGCCGCTCGGGGTCTACGGCATCCTGTCGCTTAAAAAGCTCGACCCCGCCCGCATAGAGCATGTGGAGACCGAGCAGGTGCATCACGCAGATGGCCGCGTCGACCTCAAGGTGACGGCCACGCTTTACGCCGCCGAGCCTGCCGTCGTGCCCGTCCATTTCGAACTGGATGGCGAGCGTGTGCGTCTCGATGTCGGCATTGCCGCCGGCGAGACGAAGGTCGTGCATGTGTTTGAGATCGAAAACCCGCGTCTCTGGTGGCCGGCGGGCTCCGGCGAGCAGGCGCTCTATACGCTGACCGTCGATCTCCCCACGGAAACCGTAACGCGCCAGATCGGCTTGCGCACCGTCGAACTGCTGACCGATCCGGACGAGGCCGGCAGCCGCTTCGCGCTCAAGGTCAACGGCCGCGAGATCTTCTGCCGCGGCGCCAACTGGATCCCGGCCGATGCGCTGTTTTCGCGCTCGTCGGAGGAGAAGACGACCGATCTCCTGAATTCGGCCGTCGCCGCCCATATGAACATGATCCGCATCTGGGGCGGTGGCTTCTACGAGGCCGACTGGTTCTACGACCTCTGCGACCGGCTCGGCCTGATGGTCTGGCAGGACTTCATGTTCGCCTGCAACCTCTATCCGTGTACGGACGACTTCCTCGACAATGTCGCCCACGAGGTCGAATATCAGGTCAAGCGGCTCTCCAGCCATGCCTCCATCGTCATCTGGTGCGGCGACAACGAGCTTGTCGGTGCGCTCACCTGGTTCCCGGAATCTCGCGACAACCGCGACCGCTATCTCGTCGCCTATGACCGGCTCAACCGCGTCATCGAGCAGGGCGTCAAGAAGACCTTTCCGCAGGGTATCTGGTGGCCGTCGAGCCCTGCCTCCGGCTATCTCGACTATGGTGACGCCTGGCATGCCGATGGTTCCGGCGACATGCATTACTGGTCGGTCTGGCACGAAAACAAGAGTTTCGATAATTACCGAACTGTCAGGCCGCGCTTCTGCTCGGAATTCGGCTTTCAGTCCTATACCTCGCTGCCGGTCATCGAGAGCTTTGCCGACAAGGCGGACATGAACATCGCCTCGCCGGTGATCGAGCTTCACCAGAAGAATGCCGGCGGCAATGAGCGGATCGCGGGCACCATGTTCCGTTATTTCCGCTTCCCCAAGGATTTTGCCAATTTCGTCTATCTGAGCCAGATCCAGCAGGGTCTCGCCATCAAGACCGCGGTCGAATACTGGCGCTCGCTCAAGCCCCATTGCATGGGCACGATCTACTGGCAGCTCAACGACACCTGGCCGGTCGCCTCCTGGTCCAGCCTCGACTACGGCGGCGACTGGAAGGCCATGCATTACATGGTACGCCGCTTCTTCCAGCCGGTCGCCGTCGCCGCGATCCCGTCAGAAGACGGCACGACGATTGCACTGTCGATGGTCAACGATACGCTCGATACCGTGACGATCGACGCCAATCTCTTCGTGCTGACGCTGTCTGGTGACCGCATACCGCTGAAGAGCGTACAGGGCGATTGCGGTCCTGATGCCGCCGATGTGCTGGTGACGCTCGACGCCAGCGAAATCCCCGCCGACGGTCTGCTGGCCTGGAGCTTCATCGCCTCCAACGGCATGAGCGGGGAGGGACATTTCCTCAACGGCACCTACAAGGCGCTCGAGCTCGAGCCCTCGCGGCTTGAGACCACGGTCGCCCCGACCGTCGACGGCGGCTTCGAAATCACGGTCACTGCCAAGGGGCTCGCGCTCTTCGTCATGCTTGAGAGCCGCACCGCCGGCCGCTATTCGGACAACGCCTTCGACCTTTCGGCCGGTGAAAGCCGCCGGATCTACTTTACACCGGACACCGGGCTTCCGGCCGGAACCGTGCCGGAGTTCCGCATCTACGATCTTTATACCTGCCAGTCGGTGGACTGA
- the mgrA gene encoding L-glyceraldehyde 3-phosphate reductase, producing MTYTPAENRYERMAYNRCGKSGLKLPAISLGLWHNFGQDTPHATKRAICQKAFDLGITHFDLANNYGPPPGSAEEAFGEILKTDFRGYRDELIISSKAGYNMWPGPYGEWGSRKYLIASCDQSLKRMGLDYVDIFYSHRFDPDTPLEETCGALDHIVRSGRAQYVGISSYNSKRTREAYEILKSLGTPLLIHQPSYSMINRWIEEDGLIDTLEELGVGSIVFSPLAQGMLTSKYLNGIPEGTRAAQDKSLDPNFLNERNIENIRGLNRIAEKRGQTLAQMALSWVLRGGHITTALIGASKPSQVEDCVKAIETPDFTAEELAEIDVFAKDADINLWAASAERKGPPRKKK from the coding sequence ATGACCTATACCCCCGCCGAAAACCGCTATGAGCGGATGGCCTATAATCGCTGCGGCAAGAGCGGGCTGAAGCTGCCGGCAATCTCGCTCGGCCTCTGGCACAATTTTGGCCAGGACACGCCGCATGCCACCAAGCGGGCGATCTGCCAGAAGGCCTTCGACCTCGGCATCACCCATTTCGACCTCGCCAACAATTACGGCCCGCCGCCCGGCTCGGCCGAGGAAGCCTTCGGCGAGATCCTCAAGACCGATTTCCGGGGCTATCGCGACGAGCTGATCATCTCGTCCAAGGCCGGCTACAACATGTGGCCCGGTCCCTACGGCGAATGGGGCAGCCGCAAGTATCTGATTGCCTCCTGCGATCAGAGCTTGAAGCGCATGGGCCTCGACTATGTCGACATCTTCTATTCGCACCGCTTCGATCCCGACACGCCGCTCGAGGAAACCTGCGGCGCACTGGATCACATCGTACGCTCGGGCAGGGCGCAGTATGTCGGCATCTCCTCCTACAATTCGAAGCGCACCCGCGAAGCCTATGAGATCCTGAAGAGCCTGGGTACGCCGCTTCTCATCCATCAGCCGAGCTATTCGATGATCAATCGCTGGATCGAGGAAGACGGGCTGATCGACACGCTGGAAGAGCTCGGTGTCGGCTCGATCGTGTTTTCGCCGCTCGCGCAGGGGATGCTGACGTCGAAATATCTGAACGGTATCCCCGAAGGCACCCGCGCGGCGCAGGACAAGTCGCTCGACCCCAATTTCCTCAACGAGCGCAACATCGAAAACATCCGGGGTCTGAACCGCATCGCGGAGAAGCGCGGCCAGACCCTGGCGCAGATGGCGTTGTCCTGGGTGCTGCGCGGCGGCCACATCACCACGGCGCTGATCGGCGCGTCCAAGCCCTCGCAGGTGGAGGATTGCGTCAAGGCGATCGAAACGCCCGATTTCACCGCGGAGGAGCTCGCCGAAATCGACGTCTTCGCCAAGGACGCCGACATCAACCTCTGGGCGGCCTCTGCCGAGCGCAAAGGCCCGCCGCGGAAGAAGAAGTAA
- a CDS encoding carbohydrate ABC transporter permease — translation MANPGSLNTTAAGFDAVSDKVASDRGASGPRGARPKRVFSGRNIMLYGALIFFALYYLLPLYVMIVTSLKGMPEIRLGNIFSPPVEITFEPWVKAWATACTGLNCDGLSRGFWNSVRITIPSTLISILIASVNGYALANWRFKGADLFFTILIIGAFIPYQVMIYPIVIVLRELGIYGTLSGLIIVHTIFGMPILTLLFRNYFTSLPEELFKAARIDGAGFWQIYLRIMLPMSLPIFVVAMILQITGIWNDFLFGVVFTRPEYYPMTVQLNNIVNSVQGVKEYNVNMAATLLTGAVPLIVYFISGRLFVRGIAAGAVKG, via the coding sequence GTGGCTAATCCCGGTTCTCTCAACACCACCGCCGCCGGCTTCGACGCCGTCTCTGACAAGGTGGCCTCCGATCGCGGCGCCTCCGGGCCGCGCGGGGCTCGTCCCAAGCGCGTCTTTTCCGGCCGCAACATCATGCTCTACGGCGCGCTGATCTTCTTTGCGCTCTATTATCTCCTGCCGCTCTACGTGATGATCGTGACGTCGCTGAAGGGCATGCCGGAAATCCGGCTCGGCAACATCTTCTCGCCGCCGGTCGAGATTACCTTCGAGCCCTGGGTCAAGGCCTGGGCCACCGCCTGCACGGGCCTCAATTGCGATGGTCTGTCGCGCGGCTTCTGGAATTCGGTGCGCATCACGATCCCTTCGACGCTGATCTCGATCCTGATAGCCTCGGTCAATGGTTATGCGCTCGCCAACTGGCGCTTCAAGGGTGCCGACCTGTTCTTCACCATCCTGATCATCGGCGCCTTCATCCCTTACCAGGTGATGATCTACCCGATCGTCATCGTGCTGCGCGAACTCGGCATCTACGGTACGCTCAGCGGCCTGATCATCGTGCACACCATCTTCGGCATGCCGATCCTGACGCTGCTCTTCCGCAACTACTTCACTTCACTGCCGGAAGAGCTGTTCAAGGCCGCCCGCATCGACGGGGCAGGGTTCTGGCAGATCTATCTGAGGATCATGCTGCCGATGTCGCTGCCGATCTTCGTGGTCGCCATGATCCTTCAGATCACCGGCATCTGGAACGACTTCCTGTTCGGCGTCGTGTTCACGCGGCCCGAATACTATCCGATGACGGTCCAGCTCAACAACATCGTCAACTCGGTGCAGGGCGTGAAGGAATACAACGTCAACATGGCCGCCACGCTGCTCACCGGCGCCGTTCCGCTCATCGTCTACTTCATTTCCGGACGCCTGTTCGTCCGGGGCATCGCCGCCGGCGCAGTCAAGGGTTAA
- a CDS encoding ABC transporter ATP-binding protein produces the protein MSHSVSIKDLSLSFGAVTVLQNLNLDIAEGEFLVLLGSSGCGKSTLLNCIAGLLEPTDGQIYIKGKNVTWEEPKDRGIGMVFQSYALYPQMTVKKNLSFGLQVAKMPKEEIEKRVQRAADILQIGPLLDRKPSALSGGQRQRVAIGRALVRDVDVFLFDEPLSNLDAKLRSELRVEIKRLHHNLKNTMIYVTHDQIEALTLADRIAIMKSGVIQQLADPGTIYNRPKNLFVAGFIGSPSMNFLHGELINEGGQVYFRTHDVLFSMNGYQAQEPLSGGRKVILGVRPEHIKVDEENGISELHEATVDIEEPMGADNLLWLNHAGHTLSVRISGTRRYAPGAKVRLGFDMSVASLFDAKTEERI, from the coding sequence ATGTCGCACAGTGTATCGATCAAGGACCTTTCGTTGAGCTTCGGCGCCGTCACGGTCCTGCAAAATCTCAACCTCGATATTGCGGAGGGCGAGTTTCTCGTCCTGCTCGGCTCGTCCGGCTGCGGCAAGTCCACGCTCTTGAACTGCATCGCCGGCCTGCTTGAGCCGACCGACGGGCAGATCTACATCAAGGGCAAAAACGTCACCTGGGAGGAGCCGAAGGACCGCGGCATCGGCATGGTGTTCCAGTCCTATGCGCTCTATCCGCAGATGACGGTGAAGAAGAACCTTTCCTTCGGCCTGCAGGTCGCCAAGATGCCGAAGGAGGAGATCGAAAAACGCGTCCAGCGGGCTGCCGATATCCTGCAGATCGGTCCGCTGCTCGATCGCAAGCCCTCGGCACTTTCCGGTGGCCAGCGGCAGCGCGTGGCCATCGGGCGTGCGCTGGTGCGTGACGTCGACGTCTTCCTGTTCGACGAACCGCTGTCCAACCTCGATGCCAAGCTGCGCTCGGAACTGCGCGTCGAAATCAAGCGCCTGCATCACAATCTCAAGAACACGATGATCTATGTCACGCACGACCAGATCGAGGCGCTGACGCTCGCCGACCGCATCGCGATCATGAAGAGCGGCGTCATCCAGCAGCTCGCCGATCCCGGCACGATCTACAACCGGCCGAAGAACCTCTTCGTTGCGGGCTTTATCGGCTCGCCGTCGATGAACTTCCTGCATGGCGAACTGATCAACGAGGGCGGCCAGGTCTATTTCCGCACCCATGACGTCCTGTTCTCGATGAACGGCTATCAGGCTCAGGAGCCACTCTCAGGCGGTCGCAAGGTCATCCTCGGCGTCCGGCCCGAGCATATCAAGGTCGATGAGGAAAACGGCATCAGTGAATTGCACGAGGCGACGGTCGACATTGAAGAGCCGATGGGCGCCGACAATCTGCTCTGGCTGAACCATGCGGGCCATACCCTTTCGGTTCGCATCAGCGGTACCCGCCGCTATGCACCTGGCGCGAAAGTCCGCCTCGGTTTCGACATGAGCGTTGCCTCCCTGTTCGACGCCAAGACCGAAGAGCGCATCTGA
- a CDS encoding sugar phosphate isomerase/epimerase family protein, protein MTTLGFQLYSARNFQPFSGIYPKLQAAGYGEVEGYGALYASLADGELDAFRKELDQNQLTMPTAHFGLDMIENDPARVIKIAKTLGIEAVYCPYLMPDQRPTDASGWFAFGQRLQAAGKPLREAGLVFGWHNHDFEFAALPDGSTPQEQIFAGGPELDWEADIAWVIRGKADPFAWIESYGKRISAVHVKDIAPSGENTDEDGWADVGHGTVDWKGLIAALKTTRVKHFVVEHDNPKDIDRLITRSIASFNTY, encoded by the coding sequence ATGACCACGCTCGGCTTCCAGCTCTACAGCGCCCGCAATTTCCAGCCCTTCAGCGGCATCTATCCGAAGCTCCAAGCCGCCGGCTACGGCGAGGTGGAGGGATACGGTGCCCTCTATGCGTCGCTTGCCGATGGCGAGCTCGACGCCTTCCGCAAGGAGCTCGACCAGAACCAACTCACCATGCCGACCGCCCATTTCGGTCTCGACATGATCGAGAACGATCCGGCCCGCGTCATCAAGATCGCCAAGACGCTCGGCATTGAGGCCGTCTACTGCCCCTACCTTATGCCTGACCAGCGGCCCACGGATGCCTCCGGCTGGTTTGCCTTCGGCCAGCGCCTGCAGGCCGCCGGCAAGCCGCTGCGCGAGGCGGGCCTCGTCTTCGGCTGGCACAATCACGACTTCGAATTCGCGGCATTGCCGGATGGTTCGACCCCGCAGGAACAGATCTTCGCCGGTGGTCCCGAGCTCGACTGGGAGGCCGATATCGCCTGGGTCATCCGCGGCAAGGCCGATCCCTTCGCCTGGATCGAAAGCTACGGCAAGCGCATCAGCGCCGTGCACGTGAAGGACATCGCACCATCAGGTGAGAACACGGACGAAGACGGCTGGGCCGATGTCGGCCATGGCACCGTCGACTGGAAGGGCCTGATCGCGGCGCTGAAGACCACGCGCGTCAAGCATTTCGTCGTCGAGCACGACAACCCGAAGGACATCGACCGGCTGATCACCCGTTCGATCGCTTCCTTCAACACCTATTGA
- a CDS encoding Gfo/Idh/MocA family protein — translation MARELGVGIIGCGNISTTYFSLAPLFRGLKVVACADINQAAAEARAAEYGVKAQTIDELLANDEVDIVVNLTIPDAHYPVSKRILEAGKHVYSEKPLVLSLEQGEDLRAIAKAKGLSVGCAPDTFLGGAHQLARAYIDKGGIGRVTSGTCHVMSPGMEMWHPNPDFFFLPGGGPILDLGPYYIANLINLIGPVKRVAALTSMANDTRTITSQPRNGETIPVKTPTNIHALLEFQNGATITLSASWDVWSHRHANMELYGTDGSLYVPDPNFFGGVVEASGRNKDIQPLEAWDHPFGRNNQESPQGPRANYRTAGLADMAVAILDGRDARCSLDRTLHGVDVMVSILKSGETGEFVTLSTTCTQPAALGIDEAQALLR, via the coding sequence ATGGCACGCGAACTCGGCGTCGGCATCATCGGATGCGGCAATATCTCCACCACCTATTTTTCGCTGGCGCCGCTGTTTCGCGGCCTGAAGGTCGTCGCCTGCGCGGACATCAATCAGGCGGCAGCGGAAGCCCGGGCCGCCGAATATGGCGTGAAGGCCCAGACCATTGATGAGCTTCTGGCCAATGACGAGGTCGACATCGTCGTCAACCTGACCATTCCGGACGCGCATTATCCGGTGTCCAAGCGCATCCTCGAAGCTGGCAAACATGTCTATTCGGAAAAGCCGCTGGTGCTCTCGCTCGAGCAGGGGGAGGACCTGCGCGCGATTGCCAAGGCGAAGGGCCTCTCGGTCGGCTGCGCCCCGGACACATTCCTCGGCGGTGCGCATCAGCTGGCGCGCGCCTATATCGACAAGGGCGGAATCGGCCGTGTCACCTCCGGCACCTGCCATGTCATGAGCCCGGGGATGGAGATGTGGCATCCGAACCCGGACTTCTTCTTCCTGCCCGGCGGCGGCCCGATCCTCGACCTCGGCCCATACTATATCGCCAATCTGATCAACCTGATCGGCCCGGTGAAGCGCGTGGCGGCGCTGACCTCAATGGCCAACGATACTCGCACGATCACCAGCCAGCCGCGCAACGGGGAAACGATCCCGGTCAAGACGCCGACCAATATCCACGCGCTGCTGGAATTCCAGAACGGTGCGACAATCACGCTGTCGGCCAGCTGGGATGTCTGGAGCCACCGCCACGCCAATATGGAACTCTACGGCACCGATGGTTCCCTCTACGTACCTGATCCGAACTTCTTCGGCGGTGTCGTCGAGGCCTCCGGTCGTAACAAGGACATCCAGCCGCTGGAAGCCTGGGACCATCCCTTCGGCCGCAACAATCAGGAAAGCCCGCAGGGGCCGCGTGCGAACTACCGCACGGCGGGCCTCGCCGACATGGCGGTCGCGATCCTCGACGGCCGCGATGCCCGCTGCTCGCTCGATCGTACCCTGCACGGTGTCGATGTGATGGTCTCGATCCTGAAGTCCGGCGAGACGGGTGAATTTGTCACTCTGTCAACAACCTGCACACAACCGGCGGCTCTGGGTATCGACGAAGCGCAGGCTCTGCTTAGATAA